In one window of Arthrobacter pascens DNA:
- a CDS encoding CitMHS family transporter, producing MLVLLGFAMIAVFMVLIMTKKLTPVLALIIVPTIFGLFAGAGLGIGDMVLDSMKSMTSTAALLMFAIIYFGLMIDVGLFDPLVKFILRKLGNDPAKVVLGTAILAAAVSLDGDGSTTFILTTAAMLPVYLRLKMSPVVLTCVAGLANGTMNILPWGGPTARAATALKIDVNDVFVPMVPSLIAGLVVVFAFAWLLGLQERNRLRATAPEIWGTPETAEKFDGGSAASSAGTGSRGSRTPGNGTPAVGGFSPEGSGVAVLERTETLVDERDTAMADTALDPNRSTLRPKLIWFNLGLTVAMMVMLVANLVPLPFVFMVGSAIALLVNFPRVKEQGAQLIAHAPSIVAVVSMVMAAAVLTGVLKGTGMVEAMSAWLVQIIPSSMGPFMAVITGVLSIPMTFFMSNDAFYFGVLPVLSETAGHYGISAAEMARASITGQPFHLQSPLVPAILLLVSLAKVDLGDHHKKVLWRTAVISLVMLGVGMLTGAIGIG from the coding sequence GTGCTGGTATTACTTGGATTCGCCATGATCGCGGTATTCATGGTGCTGATCATGACGAAGAAGTTGACGCCAGTCCTGGCGCTCATCATTGTCCCTACTATTTTTGGCCTCTTTGCGGGCGCCGGGCTCGGCATCGGGGACATGGTCCTGGATTCGATGAAGTCCATGACGTCCACGGCCGCCCTGCTGATGTTCGCCATCATCTACTTCGGCCTGATGATCGACGTCGGCCTGTTCGATCCGCTGGTGAAGTTCATTCTCCGCAAGCTGGGCAACGACCCCGCCAAAGTGGTGCTGGGCACGGCCATCCTGGCCGCGGCCGTATCCCTGGACGGCGACGGCTCCACCACGTTCATCCTGACCACGGCGGCCATGCTGCCCGTATACCTGCGGTTGAAGATGAGCCCCGTGGTCCTGACCTGCGTGGCCGGCCTGGCCAACGGCACCATGAACATCCTGCCGTGGGGCGGTCCCACGGCCCGCGCAGCCACTGCCCTGAAGATCGACGTCAATGACGTCTTCGTTCCCATGGTTCCGTCCCTCATCGCCGGCCTGGTTGTGGTGTTTGCCTTCGCCTGGCTGCTGGGCCTGCAGGAACGTAACCGGCTCCGCGCCACCGCCCCTGAAATCTGGGGAACGCCGGAAACTGCTGAAAAGTTCGACGGCGGCTCAGCCGCTTCCTCCGCCGGTACCGGAAGCAGGGGGTCACGCACGCCCGGAAACGGAACCCCCGCCGTCGGCGGCTTCTCCCCGGAAGGATCCGGAGTAGCTGTCCTCGAACGCACCGAAACACTCGTGGACGAGCGCGATACCGCCATGGCCGACACCGCCCTGGATCCCAACCGCAGCACGCTCCGGCCCAAGCTGATCTGGTTCAACCTCGGCCTGACGGTCGCCATGATGGTCATGCTCGTCGCCAACCTGGTGCCCCTGCCGTTTGTGTTCATGGTGGGTTCCGCCATCGCCCTGCTGGTGAACTTTCCCAGGGTCAAGGAGCAGGGTGCCCAGCTGATTGCCCACGCGCCGTCCATCGTGGCCGTGGTCAGCATGGTCATGGCAGCTGCAGTCCTGACCGGTGTCCTGAAGGGCACCGGAATGGTCGAGGCCATGTCCGCATGGCTCGTCCAGATCATCCCGTCCAGCATGGGTCCGTTCATGGCTGTCATCACCGGCGTACTCAGCATTCCCATGACGTTCTTCATGAGCAACGATGCCTTCTACTTCGGCGTCCTTCCGGTGCTCAGCGAGACCGCAGGACACTATGGCATCAGCGCCGCCGAGATGGCACGGGCCTCTATCACCGGCCAGCCCTTCCACCTGCAGAGCCCGCTGGTTCCGGCCATCCTCCTGCTGGTGTCCCTGGCCAAGGTGGACCTCGGTGACCACCACAAGAAAGTCCTGTGGCGCACAGCAGTCATTTCCCTCGTCATGCTCGGCGTGGGAATGCTGACCGGAGCCATCGGCATCGGCTAG
- a CDS encoding sensor histidine kinase, which produces MQRSAPRPPLRFSTQTLLLQLGVVLLVVLLSATVHAWLTYDRVGREAESQALTLARAVASDPSVQADVLAISERPGTPPPSELRTGPLMGVAEGARIRTGALFVVITDETGLRLAHPDPERLGEKVSTDPSEALSGQEITTRNTGTLGPSAGAKVPVYAPGTSNVVGEVSVGYSMETVGQSVARDIGPVALTAAGALLAGVLASFLLRRRLQRLTLGLEPEEISTLVHDQVAVLQGVDDGVIGVSADGRISVFNAAAQRLLGQPDLSGTPWADAPVPEQLKSLTRPDAGEADAQELVAGGRVLVASARKALHRREDLGWVVMLRDRTELQQLTRQLDAVGTMSTALRAQRHEFANQLHTIAGFMGMGQHQQAREYLARLAATGPLKFPVDQAELLQDPYLQAFVGAKGVEADERGVSLRIGPETLVRGQVTEPQDVTTVLGNLIDNAVNAAVVGSAPERWVEVEVLDEPDDDGGTLHIVVADSGDGLGTATDPEAVFAEGFTTASGPVAAGSLRAGGGQGLGLALARQLARRRGGDVRVLEPGSKGGPGAVFMASLPHTTAGSQGAGRPAADRGVKDFAGKDTDD; this is translated from the coding sequence ATGCAGCGTTCCGCGCCCCGGCCGCCCTTGCGGTTCTCCACCCAGACCCTTCTCCTTCAGCTCGGGGTGGTCCTTCTGGTGGTTCTGCTCAGCGCCACCGTCCATGCCTGGCTGACCTATGACAGGGTGGGCCGGGAAGCGGAAAGCCAGGCGCTCACGCTGGCACGGGCCGTCGCTTCGGATCCGTCCGTGCAGGCTGATGTCCTGGCCATCAGTGAACGGCCCGGGACTCCCCCGCCGTCCGAACTCCGTACGGGACCGCTGATGGGGGTCGCCGAGGGAGCCCGAATCCGCACCGGGGCACTTTTCGTCGTCATCACCGACGAGACCGGCCTGCGGCTGGCGCATCCCGACCCGGAGCGCCTGGGCGAGAAAGTCAGCACCGATCCTTCCGAAGCACTGTCCGGCCAGGAGATCACGACCCGGAACACCGGCACGCTGGGCCCCTCCGCCGGCGCCAAAGTGCCCGTGTACGCCCCGGGCACCAGCAACGTGGTGGGCGAGGTGAGCGTCGGCTACTCCATGGAGACCGTGGGCCAGAGCGTGGCACGGGACATCGGTCCTGTAGCGCTGACCGCCGCCGGGGCGCTGCTGGCCGGTGTCCTGGCGTCCTTCCTGCTGCGGCGGCGCCTGCAGCGGCTCACCCTGGGTCTGGAGCCGGAAGAGATCAGCACCCTGGTCCACGATCAGGTCGCCGTGTTGCAGGGCGTGGACGACGGCGTGATCGGCGTCTCCGCAGACGGCAGGATCAGCGTGTTCAACGCAGCCGCGCAACGGCTCCTGGGGCAGCCTGACCTGTCCGGAACACCGTGGGCCGACGCGCCGGTTCCGGAGCAGCTGAAGTCCCTGACACGGCCCGATGCGGGCGAGGCTGATGCCCAGGAGCTGGTGGCAGGCGGGCGTGTGCTGGTGGCCAGCGCACGGAAGGCGCTGCACCGGCGTGAGGACCTGGGCTGGGTGGTGATGCTTCGCGACCGCACGGAGTTGCAGCAGCTCACCCGGCAGCTGGACGCCGTGGGGACTATGTCCACGGCCCTGCGGGCCCAGCGCCACGAGTTTGCGAACCAGCTTCACACCATCGCCGGTTTCATGGGAATGGGCCAGCACCAGCAGGCGCGGGAGTACCTGGCACGGCTGGCGGCCACAGGCCCGCTGAAGTTCCCGGTGGACCAGGCAGAGCTGCTCCAGGACCCCTACCTTCAGGCCTTCGTGGGTGCCAAAGGCGTGGAGGCCGACGAACGCGGCGTCTCGCTGCGGATCGGCCCGGAGACCCTAGTCCGCGGCCAGGTCACCGAACCCCAGGACGTGACCACGGTGCTGGGCAACCTGATCGACAATGCCGTGAACGCCGCCGTCGTCGGGTCGGCGCCGGAGCGGTGGGTGGAAGTGGAAGTCCTGGATGAACCGGACGACGACGGCGGGACCCTGCACATCGTCGTCGCGGACTCCGGCGACGGGCTGGGGACCGCAACGGATCCCGAGGCAGTTTTTGCCGAAGGCTTCACGACCGCGTCCGGTCCCGTCGCAGCAGGTTCCCTCCGGGCGGGCGGTGGCCAGGGGCTGGGGCTCGCGCTTGCGCGTCAGCTTGCCCGCCGGCGCGGCGGGGACGTACGGGTCCTGGAGCCGGGCTCCAAGGGCGGACCGGGGGCGGTATTCATGGCATCGCTGCCGCATACGACGGCCGGCAGCCAGGGCGCAGGACGTCCGGCCGCTGATCGCGGCGTAAAGGACTTCGCTGGAAAGGACACCGATGACTGA
- a CDS encoding response regulator, translating into MTEDFRVLIVDDDFHVAKLHAAYVDSVGGFLALAPVGSASLALQAIHSLRPDLVLLDVYLPDASGLDLLQQLDVDTMILSAASDAASLRTAFRRGALGYLLKPFTAESLSQQLRSYARYRRILGQPGVLDQDSVERAKRALIPGDVTPSAKPRSATEAAVLESLVPGEQYSATEVATRVGVSRATAQRYLSSLADDGAVDIQLRYGTTGRPEHRYGLPAK; encoded by the coding sequence ATGACTGAGGATTTCCGGGTGCTGATCGTGGACGACGACTTCCACGTTGCCAAACTGCACGCAGCCTATGTGGATTCGGTGGGGGGATTCCTGGCCCTTGCGCCCGTTGGCTCGGCGTCGCTGGCGCTGCAGGCCATCCACAGCCTCCGCCCGGACCTGGTCCTGCTGGATGTCTACCTGCCGGACGCGTCGGGCCTTGACCTGCTGCAGCAGCTCGACGTGGACACCATGATCCTGAGCGCGGCGTCGGACGCCGCCTCGCTCCGAACGGCCTTCCGCCGCGGCGCCCTGGGATACCTGCTGAAGCCGTTCACGGCCGAGTCCCTCTCGCAGCAGCTGCGCTCCTATGCCCGGTACCGGCGCATCCTGGGCCAGCCCGGGGTCCTGGACCAGGACTCGGTGGAGCGCGCGAAACGGGCGCTGATCCCGGGCGACGTCACGCCGTCGGCTAAGCCGCGTTCCGCGACGGAGGCTGCCGTGCTCGAATCGCTGGTTCCCGGCGAGCAGTACTCGGCGACGGAAGTGGCCACCCGAGTGGGCGTCTCCCGGGCCACGGCGCAACGGTACCTGTCCTCGCTGGCCGATGACGGCGCCGTCGATATCCAGCTGCGCTACGGGACCACGGGCCGCCCGGAACACCGTTACGGCCTCCCGGCCAAGTAG
- a CDS encoding RidA family protein gives MRKTFGTGSVWEQTLGYSRAVQVDNTLYISATAASGEDGIVGDDFYTQTQYILKKLGAVLADAGFSFEDVVQSKLYVTDISKWEEAGRAHGEVFGDIRPTLALVHVLPFLDPKMLVEIELVAQKSAR, from the coding sequence ATGCGCAAAACATTCGGCACCGGCTCCGTCTGGGAACAGACCCTCGGCTATTCCCGGGCCGTCCAGGTGGACAACACGCTCTACATCTCCGCCACGGCCGCCAGTGGTGAGGACGGCATCGTCGGTGATGACTTCTACACCCAGACGCAGTACATCCTCAAGAAGCTCGGGGCCGTCCTGGCCGATGCCGGGTTCAGCTTCGAGGACGTCGTGCAGTCGAAGCTGTACGTGACGGACATCAGCAAATGGGAAGAGGCCGGCCGTGCCCACGGCGAGGTCTTCGGCGACATTCGCCCCACCCTTGCCCTGGTGCATGTGCTCCCGTTCCTTGACCCGAAGATGCTGGTCGAAATCGAGCTGGTGGCCCAGAAGAGCGCCAGATAG
- a CDS encoding GNAT family N-acetyltransferase, whose amino-acid sequence MQQQIIIRPAVEADFDAVARITRDSYLAAGHFDSPDHPYMLQIQDVAGRAGKATVWVAERDGKVVGSVTLAVAGEPYADIALEDELEFRMLVVDPAVQRSGAGKAMLDAVIEHAKSLEGTKAVALTTGRTWESAHGLYRKAGFQRVPERDWFVPGTDTKLQVYRLEV is encoded by the coding sequence GTGCAGCAGCAGATAATCATCCGTCCCGCCGTCGAAGCCGATTTCGACGCCGTTGCCCGGATCACGCGGGACTCCTACCTGGCGGCAGGCCACTTCGACAGCCCGGACCACCCGTACATGCTGCAGATCCAGGACGTAGCGGGACGGGCTGGCAAAGCGACCGTCTGGGTCGCCGAGCGGGACGGCAAGGTGGTGGGTTCGGTGACCCTGGCCGTTGCCGGCGAGCCGTATGCTGACATCGCACTGGAGGACGAGCTCGAGTTCCGCATGCTCGTGGTGGATCCCGCGGTGCAGCGCAGCGGGGCCGGCAAGGCGATGCTGGATGCCGTCATCGAGCATGCGAAGTCGCTGGAGGGCACCAAAGCGGTGGCCCTCACCACGGGCAGGACCTGGGAGAGCGCCCATGGCCTGTACAGGAAAGCCGGGTTCCAGCGAGTCCCAGAGCGCGACTGGTTCGTGCCCGGCACCGACACAAAGCTGCAGGTTTACCGGCTGGAGGTTTAG
- a CDS encoding LLM class flavin-dependent oxidoreductase: protein MGTAQRKLHLNAFLMSTGHHEASWRLPESDPLAGTDIRHYQNLARIAERGTFDSVFFADSPVIFGDVGRRPAGKLEPTVLLTALAGATEKIGLIATASTTYNDPFNLARRFASVDVVSGGRAGWNVVTTAGPDAARNFGVDDQPAHAARYERAAEFLDVAGKLWDSWDDDAVVADKESGVWADADRVRPIDHEGKHFKVRGPLNVPRSPQGYPLIVQAGSSEDGKDLAARYAEAVFTAQQTLEDAQAFYSDLKARTAAAGRDPEGIKILPGIVPVIASTEADARRLEQELDDLIKPEYARAQLAKTLRVAPEELALDRQLPSDLPSEDSIEGAKSRYTLIVELARRERLTVRQLIGRLGGGRGHRTFSGTPEQVADAIQLWFENGAADGFNIMPPVLPAGLEIFVDHVVPVLRARGLFRTEYSGSTLREHYGLERPLNRYSGALAGLTA from the coding sequence ATGGGCACTGCTCAACGAAAACTCCACCTGAATGCCTTCCTGATGAGCACCGGGCACCACGAGGCCTCATGGCGGCTGCCCGAAAGTGATCCGCTGGCCGGCACGGACATCCGGCATTACCAGAACCTTGCGCGCATAGCGGAGCGCGGAACCTTCGACTCAGTCTTCTTCGCCGACTCCCCCGTGATCTTCGGAGATGTGGGGCGCAGGCCTGCCGGAAAGCTCGAACCAACAGTCCTCCTGACAGCCCTGGCAGGTGCCACGGAAAAGATCGGGCTGATCGCCACGGCATCCACCACATACAACGATCCCTTCAACCTTGCCCGGCGCTTCGCCTCGGTGGACGTCGTCAGCGGAGGACGGGCCGGCTGGAACGTGGTGACCACAGCCGGGCCTGATGCGGCCCGCAACTTCGGGGTTGACGACCAGCCCGCCCACGCTGCGCGGTACGAGCGCGCCGCGGAATTCCTGGACGTGGCGGGGAAGCTGTGGGACAGCTGGGATGACGACGCCGTCGTGGCGGACAAGGAATCAGGGGTCTGGGCTGACGCGGACCGGGTCAGGCCCATTGACCATGAAGGGAAGCATTTCAAAGTTCGCGGGCCCCTTAACGTTCCGCGCTCCCCCCAGGGTTACCCGCTGATCGTTCAGGCAGGTTCTTCCGAGGACGGCAAGGACTTGGCCGCCCGGTACGCCGAAGCCGTCTTCACTGCCCAGCAGACGCTCGAGGACGCCCAGGCTTTCTACTCGGACCTGAAGGCGCGGACTGCTGCCGCCGGCCGGGACCCGGAAGGAATTAAGATCCTTCCCGGCATCGTTCCGGTCATTGCGTCCACTGAAGCGGACGCCAGGCGGCTGGAACAGGAGCTTGACGACCTGATTAAGCCTGAATACGCGAGGGCCCAGCTGGCAAAGACCCTCAGGGTTGCCCCTGAGGAGCTCGCCCTGGACCGGCAGCTGCCCTCGGATCTTCCGTCCGAGGATTCCATCGAGGGAGCCAAGAGCCGGTACACCCTGATTGTGGAACTGGCCCGCCGGGAAAGGCTGACGGTCCGGCAGCTCATCGGGCGGCTCGGCGGAGGTCGCGGACACCGGACCTTTTCGGGAACCCCGGAGCAGGTAGCGGATGCGATCCAGCTTTGGTTCGAGAACGGCGCCGCTGACGGCTTCAACATCATGCCCCCTGTGCTCCCCGCGGGCTTGGAGATTTTCGTGGACCACGTTGTTCCCGTGCTCCGGGCCAGGGGCCTCTTCCGCACCGAATACTCGGGCAGCACGCTTCGGGAACACTACGGCCTGGAGCGGCCGTTGAACCGTTACTCCGGCGCGCTCGCGGGACTGACGGCATGA
- a CDS encoding inositol monophosphatase family protein — protein MKPDPAELLEVAKAAAAAGAAVLSARNSAALDVSNKGEAGDWVTAFDIAAENAVRDIIAAARPADTITGEEHGTTLPELPSGYRWSIDPLDGTTNFIRNIVYYATSVAVVDPDGAWQAGVVNAPALGRVYYASRGQGAWLEQQERSLTRLAGPVAGRTGQILATGFSYDPRVRAEQAQLLGGLMDGFADVRRLGSAALDLCMVADGTHDAFGERGLNEHDFSAGALIAEEAGCWVRRPRLTSPLDGGPSDDERLAAWTCAGSIEFSGRFPLE, from the coding sequence ATGAAGCCGGATCCGGCGGAGCTGCTCGAGGTAGCCAAGGCGGCGGCTGCTGCAGGCGCCGCCGTCCTGTCCGCCCGGAACAGCGCCGCGCTGGATGTCAGCAACAAGGGTGAAGCGGGGGACTGGGTAACAGCCTTCGATATCGCTGCCGAGAACGCTGTGCGGGACATCATAGCTGCGGCAAGGCCGGCTGATACCATCACGGGCGAGGAACACGGCACCACCCTTCCGGAGTTGCCCAGCGGCTACCGTTGGTCCATCGATCCGCTGGACGGCACTACCAACTTCATCCGGAATATCGTCTACTACGCCACGTCCGTGGCGGTGGTGGATCCCGACGGCGCGTGGCAGGCCGGCGTCGTGAACGCGCCTGCGCTTGGACGCGTTTACTACGCGTCGAGGGGACAGGGTGCCTGGCTGGAACAGCAGGAGCGCAGCCTGACGCGCCTGGCAGGCCCGGTGGCCGGGCGTACCGGTCAGATCCTGGCCACCGGCTTCAGCTACGATCCCCGTGTCCGGGCCGAGCAGGCGCAGCTGCTCGGCGGGCTGATGGATGGCTTCGCCGACGTCCGCCGCCTGGGCTCCGCCGCCCTTGACTTGTGCATGGTGGCTGACGGAACCCATGACGCCTTCGGCGAGCGCGGACTCAACGAGCACGATTTTTCCGCCGGCGCGCTGATTGCCGAGGAAGCCGGCTGCTGGGTGCGCAGGCCGAGGCTTACCAGCCCCCTGGACGGCGGGCCGTCGGATGACGAACGGCTGGCGGCCTGGACCTGCGCCGGAAGCATCGAGTTCTCCGGCCGCTTTCCGCTGGAGTGA
- the ligA gene encoding NAD-dependent DNA ligase LigA produces the protein MSTAPGPAEETATRTEEFTEPEVVPSGSVREEYENLVDLVRKYRFAYYQEDNALVSDAEFDALFRRLEEIEALHPELVANDSPTQEVGGEVSSAFAAVEHLQRMYSLEDVFSLEELEAWLDKATASIAKIGNGGMPPAWLTELKIDGLAVNLLYRDGKLIRAATRGDGTTGEDITHNVLTIKEIPQELSGTGFPAEMEVRGEVFIPSTAFAEFNDALIAAGKAPLANPRNAAAGSLRQKDPAETAKRPLRMFVHGIGAREGLGTLSQSATYEQMKEWGLPVSPYYEVLGGLPEVLEFIKRYGDKRHSLLHEIDGIVIKVDDYATQRSLGYTSRVPRWAVAYKYPPEEVHTKLLDIAVNVGRTGRVTPYGVMQPVKVAGSTVEMATLHNQDVVKAKGVKIGDIVVLRKAGDVIPEIVGPVLALRDQQQPPVRDFVMPAECPSCGTPLAPAKEGDVDIRCPNARSCPAQLRERVFHLAGRGGFDIEALGWEAAIALTQPAEPAVPPLTSEAALFDLTPEDLADVRIRREKRSKGVPTGEFELVPYFYSKGTAKSPSRPTANTEKLFRELEKAKTQPLWRVLVALSIRHVGPRASRALANAFGTMEAIRQASEEELAGVDGVGPTIAAALKEWFAEDWHVEIIDRWAAAGVRMQDERDESMPRTLEGLTIVVTGSLPNFSRDEAKEAILLRGGKAAGSVSKNTSYVVAGENAGTKLDKAEQLGVPVLDEDGFRELLANGPAKAPDAGGPEEAAAVSDALGGSE, from the coding sequence GTGAGCACAGCACCAGGCCCCGCCGAAGAGACAGCAACCCGGACAGAGGAATTCACGGAACCGGAGGTGGTGCCGTCGGGGTCAGTGCGCGAGGAATACGAGAACCTGGTTGACCTGGTCAGGAAATACAGGTTCGCCTACTACCAGGAGGACAACGCCCTGGTCTCGGACGCCGAGTTCGACGCACTGTTCCGGCGCCTAGAGGAGATAGAGGCACTCCACCCGGAACTGGTGGCCAACGACTCGCCCACCCAGGAGGTGGGCGGCGAGGTTTCCTCCGCGTTTGCCGCCGTCGAACACCTGCAGCGGATGTACAGCCTCGAGGACGTCTTTTCCCTGGAAGAGCTTGAAGCCTGGCTCGACAAAGCCACGGCCAGCATCGCCAAGATAGGTAACGGCGGAATGCCGCCGGCCTGGCTAACGGAACTGAAGATTGATGGCCTGGCGGTCAACCTGCTGTACCGGGACGGGAAACTCATCCGGGCGGCCACCAGGGGTGACGGCACCACGGGCGAGGACATCACCCACAACGTGCTGACCATCAAGGAAATCCCGCAGGAGCTGTCCGGGACCGGTTTCCCCGCCGAAATGGAAGTCCGGGGCGAGGTGTTCATCCCCTCAACAGCTTTCGCCGAATTCAACGACGCGCTCATCGCCGCGGGCAAAGCGCCGTTGGCCAACCCGCGCAACGCGGCGGCCGGCTCCCTCCGGCAAAAGGACCCCGCCGAAACGGCCAAGCGGCCACTCAGGATGTTCGTGCATGGAATCGGTGCGCGGGAAGGCCTCGGAACCCTGAGCCAGTCCGCAACGTATGAGCAGATGAAGGAATGGGGGCTGCCCGTCAGTCCTTACTACGAGGTCCTCGGCGGACTCCCGGAGGTCCTCGAATTCATCAAGCGCTACGGCGACAAGCGGCACAGCCTTTTGCATGAAATCGACGGCATTGTGATCAAGGTCGACGACTATGCCACCCAACGGTCCCTGGGCTACACGTCCCGGGTGCCGCGCTGGGCGGTGGCCTACAAGTACCCGCCGGAGGAAGTCCACACCAAGCTGCTGGACATCGCCGTCAACGTGGGCCGCACGGGACGTGTCACCCCGTACGGGGTGATGCAGCCGGTCAAGGTTGCCGGCTCCACAGTCGAGATGGCCACGCTCCACAACCAGGATGTAGTTAAGGCCAAAGGCGTGAAAATCGGCGACATCGTGGTCCTGCGCAAAGCCGGCGACGTGATCCCCGAGATCGTGGGCCCGGTGCTCGCCCTGCGGGATCAGCAGCAGCCGCCGGTCCGCGACTTCGTCATGCCTGCCGAATGCCCTTCCTGCGGAACACCGCTTGCCCCGGCTAAGGAAGGGGATGTGGACATCCGTTGCCCCAACGCCAGGTCCTGCCCGGCCCAGCTGCGGGAGCGGGTCTTCCATCTGGCCGGCCGCGGAGGCTTCGATATCGAGGCGCTGGGCTGGGAAGCCGCCATCGCCTTGACCCAGCCGGCCGAGCCGGCAGTACCGCCCCTGACTTCGGAAGCGGCCCTGTTTGACCTCACCCCCGAGGACCTGGCCGATGTCCGGATCCGGCGTGAAAAGAGATCCAAGGGCGTGCCGACCGGCGAGTTTGAACTGGTTCCATACTTTTACAGCAAGGGAACTGCCAAGTCACCGTCCAGGCCCACAGCCAACACGGAGAAGCTGTTCAGGGAACTCGAAAAAGCCAAGACCCAGCCGCTGTGGCGGGTGCTCGTGGCCTTGTCCATCCGGCACGTGGGCCCGCGGGCCTCACGCGCGCTTGCCAATGCCTTTGGCACGATGGAGGCTATCCGGCAGGCGTCCGAGGAGGAGCTCGCCGGGGTGGACGGCGTTGGGCCCACCATTGCGGCCGCGCTCAAGGAATGGTTCGCTGAGGACTGGCACGTCGAGATCATCGACCGCTGGGCTGCCGCCGGGGTCCGCATGCAGGACGAGCGCGACGAATCCATGCCGCGCACGCTTGAAGGCCTGACCATCGTGGTCACCGGGTCGCTCCCGAACTTCAGCCGCGATGAAGCCAAGGAGGCCATCCTGCTCAGGGGCGGCAAGGCGGCCGGATCGGTGTCCAAAAACACCAGCTACGTCGTGGCAGGCGAGAACGCGGGGACAAAGCTGGACAAGGCGGAGCAGCTGGGCGTGCCCGTGCTGGATGAGGACGGCTTCCGGGAACTGCTGGCGAACGGTCCCGCCAAGGCCCCTGATGCCGGTGGCCCGGAGGAAGCTGCAGCCGTATCGGATGCCCTGGGCGGTTCCGAATGA